One window of the Nicotiana tabacum cultivar K326 chromosome 4, ASM71507v2, whole genome shotgun sequence genome contains the following:
- the LOC107791509 gene encoding uncharacterized protein LOC107791509 — protein MGSQIYSPTAQFSCQLPKTKSRQVSSFSSLQLKPRINIISSQQQPRSTGAVTETTIPRTGTYNVDFKTFEACKLGISRYPDFVYNAKGGSGTGTGKRIESSEEIAVDFDLEKLYIPPLTSATAKFLGLPLPPFLKIDVVPELLRGYVSQETGKVNLEFKAKFWFSVGTIYRAPPLLVETLLTSEETKGRIREGRGERLNEEGRCTLVGVATVEPIDDLFMNTFLSLPTECLAKMNAKISFSST, from the exons ATGGGGTCTCAAATTTACTCACCAACTGCTCAATTCTCCTGCCAACTTCCCAAAACGAAATCAAGACAAGTATCTTCATTTTCCTCACTTCAGTTAAAACCCAGAATCAACATCATAAGTTCACAGCAACAGCCGCGGTCTACTGGTGCTGTAACTGAAACAACAATTCCAAGAACTGGTACATACAATGTGGACTTCAAGACTTTTGAAGCTTGCAAACTTGGTATTTCCAGATACCCAGATTTTGTGTATAATGCCAAAGGAGGTTCAGGTACTGGAACTGGCAAAAGAATTGAGTCAAGCGAGGAAATTGCCGTTGATTTTGACTTGGAAAAGTTGTACATTCCTCCATTAACATCTGCAACTGCTAAGTTCTTGGGATTACCATTGCCCCCTTTTCTGAAAATTGATGTTGTCCCCGAGCTCCTTAGAGGATATGTTAGCCAAGAAACTGGCAAG GTCAATCTGGAGTTCAAGGCCAAGTTCTGGTTTTCAGTTGGAACCATCTACAGAGCGCCGCCATTGCTTGTGGAGACGCTTTTAACGTCAGAAGAAACGAAGGGAAGAATTAGAGAAGGAAGAGGGGAGAGGCTAAATGAAGAAGGAAGGTGCACACTTGTTGGGGTGGCAACAGTTGAACCTATTGACGACTTGTTTATGAATACATTCCTTAGCCTTCCAACAGAATGTCTTGCGAAAATGAATGCTAAAATCTCATTTTCCAGTACCTAG
- the LOC107791507 gene encoding calcium-dependent protein kinase 26-like: MAVAKSDINAESSLCSCSCYKVANLSETILDANHSANLHDRYILGEQLGWGQFGIIRTCSDKFTGEVLACKSIAKNRLVTQEDVRSVKLEIEIMTRLSGHPNVVDLKAVYEEETYVHLVMELCAGGELFHQLERHGRFSEAEARVLFHDLMEVVMYCHQKGIVHRDLKPENILLATKGSSSPIKLADFGLATYIKPGESLHGTVGSPFYIAPEVLAGGYNQAADIWSAGVILYILLSGIPPFWGKTKSKIFDAVRAADLWFPSDRWDTISSSAKELIKGMLCKDPSQRLTTQHILDHAWVRDSSSHFNEPCFKVHSDEGSYCSSLMARNQDISFGTGSAVLCDAQSPKFMCRPSFSTLLTEQSTTSYESAVFSFSSTGGSNGHEFATPVPTLPSFTFFGSSLVVDQGSYEVDLSVRASDVDLLHKDASVGKVFMLSDSPVEVVREKTVEVRKSGSNGSRTLGIQSRRNHTIGLGEFEQLDIMVTESVIRWSSCTCLPTATSLRSSLVC; encoded by the exons ATGGCTGTTGCCAAGAGCGACATCAATGCTGAATCATCACTCTGTTCATGTAGTTGCTATAAAGTTGCAAACTTGAGTGAAACCATTTTGGATGCAAATCATAGTGCTAATCTGCATGATCGTTACATTCTTGGAGAACAGCTGGGCTGGGGCCAGTTTGGGATAATAAGGACATGCTCTGACAAGTTCACCGGAGAGGTATTGGCCTGCAAATCCATTGCAAAAAATAGATTGGTGACACAGGAGGATGTGCGAAGTGTCAAGCTTGAAATTGAAATAATGACCAGGCTCTCTGGCCACCCAAACGTCGTTGATCTCAAGGCAGTTTATGAGGAAGAAACTTATGTACATCTAGTAATGGAGCTTTGTGCCGGGGGAGAACTTTTCCATCAGCTGGAGAGGCATGGGAGATTTTCTGAGGCTGAGGCCAGGGTTCTCTTCCATGACCTAATGGAAGTGGTGATGTACTGTCATCAGAAAGGCATCGTACACAGAGATCTGAAGCCAGAGAACATTCTCTTGGCTACAAAGGGTTCTTCTTCTCCGATAAAATTAGCTGATTTTGGTCTTGCAACCTACATCAAGCCAG GTGAAAGTTTGCATGGTACTGTTGGCAGCCCATTTTATATAGCTCCAGAGGTCCTAGCAGGAGGTTATAATCAAGCAGCTGATATTTGGAGTGCTGGCGTTATTCTGTACATTCTTCTTAGTGGAATACCACCATTTTGGGGGAAGACAAAGTCTAAGATATTTGATGCTGTTAGGGCAGCTGATTTGTGGTTTCCTTCTGATCGCTGGGATACAATATCATCTTCGGCAAAAGAGTTGATTAAAGGAATGCTATGTAAAGATCCTTCTCAGAGGCTTACAACTCAGCATATTCTAG ATCATGCTTGGGTACGGGATAGCTCATCGCATTTCAATGAGCCATGCTTTAAAGTGCACTCAGATGAAGGCTCCTACTGCTCTTCGCTTATGGCTAGGAATCAGGATATCAGTTTTGGCACAGGTTCTGCCGTCTTATGTGATGCCCAATCGCCAAAATTCATGTGCCGCCCATCATTTTCTACTTTACTAACAGAACAATCAACAACTTCCTATGAATCGGCTGTATTCTCTTTCAGTAGTACTGGTGGATCAAATGGCCATGAGTTTGCTACTCCAGTTCCAACATTGCCGAGTTTTACATTCTTCGGCTCGAGTTTAGTTGTTGATCAAGGGAGTTATGAAGTGGATTTATCTGTAAGAGCATCTGATGTAGATTTACTTCATAAAG ATGCCAGTGTGGGGAAGGTGTTTATGTTGTCAGACTCTCCTGTAGAAGTGGTAAGAGAGAAGACAGTAGAGGTTAGAAAGAGTGGATCAAATGGATCTAGAACCCTAGGCATTCAGAGCAGGAGGAACCATACAATTGGTCTTGGTGAATTTGAGCAGCTTGATATTATGGTAACTGAATCAGTTATCCGATGGTCATCATGCACGTGTCTTCCTACCGCCACATCACTCAGGTCTTCTCTTGTCTGTTGA